The following coding sequences lie in one Capnocytophaga stomatis genomic window:
- the azu gene encoding azurin: MKKVFLVALMGAFIVSCGNTETKKNEASSSMEATHNHDHSMQEQKPAATEQKVEDGAIVLESTDQMTFSTNEIRVKAGEKVTLTLKHVGKMKVEVMGHNFVLLKQGTDLAAFAGKAMNAKDTDYVPAGSDEVIAHTKMIGGGESTTITFDAPEKGTYDFMCSFPGHYAIMKGKFIVE; the protein is encoded by the coding sequence ATGAAAAAAGTATTTTTAGTGGCTCTTATGGGGGCGTTTATTGTATCGTGTGGTAATACGGAAACTAAGAAAAACGAGGCAAGTTCTTCAATGGAAGCAACTCACAATCACGACCATTCAATGCAAGAACAAAAACCGGCAGCAACAGAACAAAAAGTTGAAGATGGTGCAATTGTGTTGGAAAGTACCGACCAAATGACTTTTAGTACAAACGAAATCAGAGTAAAAGCAGGTGAGAAAGTAACCTTGACTTTGAAACACGTTGGTAAAATGAAAGTGGAAGTTATGGGACACAATTTCGTGTTGTTGAAACAAGGAACTGACCTTGCTGCTTTCGCCGGAAAGGCAATGAATGCAAAAGATACAGATTATGTACCTGCCGGAAGCGATGAAGTTATTGCTCATACTAAGATGATTGGTGGTGGCGAGTCAACAACAATCACATTTGATGCTCCAGAAAAAGGAACTTATGACTTTATGTGTTCATTCCCTGGGCATTATGCAATTATGAAAGGTAAATTTATTGTTGAATAA